The following proteins are encoded in a genomic region of Sesamum indicum cultivar Zhongzhi No. 13 unplaced genomic scaffold, S_indicum_v1.0 scaffold00471, whole genome shotgun sequence:
- the LOC105180260 gene encoding ACT domain-containing protein ACR4 isoform X2: protein MDDEYEKLIRRMNPPRVVIDNESCKNATVIQVDSANKQGILLEVVQVLTDLNLMITKAYICSDGGWFMDVFNVTDHDGNKITDEGILDYIQKSLGPDSCFASSMRRSVGVTSGMDHTSIELIGSDRPGLLSEVSAVLTHLKCNVVNAEVWTHNTRAAAVMQVTDEENGGAITDPERLAMVKRLLCNVLKGSNKSREAKTVVSVGATHTERRLHQMMFDDRDYERMGNDSADEKERPNVNVVNWHDKDYSVVTIRCKDRPKLLFDIVCTLTDMQYVVFHGNVDAEGPEAYQEYCIRHIDGSPVKSDAERQRVIQCLEAAIQRRVSEGLKLELCTSDRVGLLSDVTRIFRENSLTVTRAEVATRAGKAVNTFYVRDASGYPVDPKIIDSIRQTIGQTILRVKGSPEESNQVPQESPTRFLFGGLFKSRSFCNFGLVRSYS, encoded by the exons ATGGACGATGAATATGAGAAGTTGATTAGGAGGATGAACCCTCCCAG AGTTGTGATCGATAATGAATCTTGCAAAAATGCGACTGTCATTCAG GTGGACAGTGCTAACAAACAAGGAATTCTTCTGGAAGTCGTTCAAGTCCTTACCGATCTCAATCTTATGATAACCAAAGCTTATATTTGCTCTGATGGAGGATGGTTCATGGATG TTTTCAATGTGACGGACCATGACGGAAACAAGATAACCGATGAGGGGATTCTGGATTATATTCAGAAG TCACTTGGTCCAGATTCTTGCTTTGCATCTTCCATGAGAAGATCCGTTGGAGTGACATCTGGGATGGACCACACATCAATTGAGTTAATCGGAAGTGATAGGCCGGGTCTACTTTCCGAAGTGAGTGCCGTTCTCACCCACCTTAAATGCAATGTGGTGAATGCTGAGGTGTGGACCCATAACACCAGAGCAGCAGCTGTAATGCAAGTGACCGACGAAGAAAATGGGGGTGCAATTACTGATCCTGAAAGGCTGGCCATGGTTAAGCGCCTTCTGTGCAATGTGCTTAAGGGTAGCAACAAATCCAGGGAAGCAAAGACAGTGGTCTCTGTTGGGGCCACTCACACTGAGAGAAGGCTTCACcaaatgatgtttgatgaCCGAGACTATGAACGGATGGGCAATGATTCTGCAGATGAGAAAGAAAGACCTAATGTGAATGTTGTTAATTGGCACGACAAAGACTACTCGGTGGTCACAATCAGGTGCAAAGACAGGCCGAAACTTCTGTTTGATATAGTCTGCACTTTGACAGACATGCAATATGTGGTTTTCCATGGAAATGTCGATGCTGAGGGGCCAGAAGCTTATCAG GAGTACTGTATAAGGCATATTGATGGCTCCCCGGTGAAATCGGATGCGGAGAGACAAAGGGTGATTCAATGTCTTGAAGCAGCAATACAGAGAAGAGTGTCTGAA GGCTTGAAGCTAGAACTGTGCACTTCCGACAGAGTTGGGCTGCTGTCAGACGTAACTAGAATTTTCCGCGAGAATAGCCTAACTGTAACCCGAGCAGAGGTGGCAACAAGAGCTGGCAAAGCTGTTAACACATTTTATGTTCGTGATGCATCAGGGTATCCCGTTGATCCAAAGATTATAGATTCCATCAGGCAAACGATAGGGCAAACCATCCTCCGAGTAAAAGGCAGCCCCGAAGAATCAAATCAAGTCCCACAAGAATCTCCAACCAGGTTCCTCTTCGGTGGCCTCTTTAAGTCCAGATCATTCTGTAATTTTGGCTTGGTTAGGTCCTATTCTTGA
- the LOC105180260 gene encoding ACT domain-containing protein ACR4 isoform X1: MEASVSFSQNMDDEYEKLIRRMNPPRVVIDNESCKNATVIQVDSANKQGILLEVVQVLTDLNLMITKAYICSDGGWFMDVFNVTDHDGNKITDEGILDYIQKSLGPDSCFASSMRRSVGVTSGMDHTSIELIGSDRPGLLSEVSAVLTHLKCNVVNAEVWTHNTRAAAVMQVTDEENGGAITDPERLAMVKRLLCNVLKGSNKSREAKTVVSVGATHTERRLHQMMFDDRDYERMGNDSADEKERPNVNVVNWHDKDYSVVTIRCKDRPKLLFDIVCTLTDMQYVVFHGNVDAEGPEAYQEYCIRHIDGSPVKSDAERQRVIQCLEAAIQRRVSEGLKLELCTSDRVGLLSDVTRIFRENSLTVTRAEVATRAGKAVNTFYVRDASGYPVDPKIIDSIRQTIGQTILRVKGSPEESNQVPQESPTRFLFGGLFKSRSFCNFGLVRSYS, translated from the exons ATGG AGGCTTCAGTGAGTTTTTCACAGAACATGGACGATGAATATGAGAAGTTGATTAGGAGGATGAACCCTCCCAG AGTTGTGATCGATAATGAATCTTGCAAAAATGCGACTGTCATTCAG GTGGACAGTGCTAACAAACAAGGAATTCTTCTGGAAGTCGTTCAAGTCCTTACCGATCTCAATCTTATGATAACCAAAGCTTATATTTGCTCTGATGGAGGATGGTTCATGGATG TTTTCAATGTGACGGACCATGACGGAAACAAGATAACCGATGAGGGGATTCTGGATTATATTCAGAAG TCACTTGGTCCAGATTCTTGCTTTGCATCTTCCATGAGAAGATCCGTTGGAGTGACATCTGGGATGGACCACACATCAATTGAGTTAATCGGAAGTGATAGGCCGGGTCTACTTTCCGAAGTGAGTGCCGTTCTCACCCACCTTAAATGCAATGTGGTGAATGCTGAGGTGTGGACCCATAACACCAGAGCAGCAGCTGTAATGCAAGTGACCGACGAAGAAAATGGGGGTGCAATTACTGATCCTGAAAGGCTGGCCATGGTTAAGCGCCTTCTGTGCAATGTGCTTAAGGGTAGCAACAAATCCAGGGAAGCAAAGACAGTGGTCTCTGTTGGGGCCACTCACACTGAGAGAAGGCTTCACcaaatgatgtttgatgaCCGAGACTATGAACGGATGGGCAATGATTCTGCAGATGAGAAAGAAAGACCTAATGTGAATGTTGTTAATTGGCACGACAAAGACTACTCGGTGGTCACAATCAGGTGCAAAGACAGGCCGAAACTTCTGTTTGATATAGTCTGCACTTTGACAGACATGCAATATGTGGTTTTCCATGGAAATGTCGATGCTGAGGGGCCAGAAGCTTATCAG GAGTACTGTATAAGGCATATTGATGGCTCCCCGGTGAAATCGGATGCGGAGAGACAAAGGGTGATTCAATGTCTTGAAGCAGCAATACAGAGAAGAGTGTCTGAA GGCTTGAAGCTAGAACTGTGCACTTCCGACAGAGTTGGGCTGCTGTCAGACGTAACTAGAATTTTCCGCGAGAATAGCCTAACTGTAACCCGAGCAGAGGTGGCAACAAGAGCTGGCAAAGCTGTTAACACATTTTATGTTCGTGATGCATCAGGGTATCCCGTTGATCCAAAGATTATAGATTCCATCAGGCAAACGATAGGGCAAACCATCCTCCGAGTAAAAGGCAGCCCCGAAGAATCAAATCAAGTCCCACAAGAATCTCCAACCAGGTTCCTCTTCGGTGGCCTCTTTAAGTCCAGATCATTCTGTAATTTTGGCTTGGTTAGGTCCTATTCTTGA